One genomic region from Bacteroidales bacterium encodes:
- a CDS encoding ATP-binding protein encodes MLKSTILEVIDLQKERNEVAEPGISRELLSEISLTGGHIKIISGIRRCGKSTLMRQLIGEDSNCLFLNFEDPKLTGFDLKDFNRLDEIIKEQGLRNIYFDEIQIVPEWERYIRALHDEDYAVFLTGSNASMLSIELGTKLTGRYIPKELLPFSYREFLTFSNQVASADSAVDFLCRGGFPEYLKYGDEDILHQILYDIIYRDISVRYQVKRHETLKQLAIYLITNVSKTLSYNQLRKTFELGSATTAIDFLSYFQNSYLLFAIPLFDFSLKKQIYNPKKVYAIDTGLAGANSLSFSKDTGRKLENAVFLHLRRDHDRIFYFGASGECDFVVQDEGPVFRCFQVCSRLDEENLTREIKGITEAMNYTGTSSGNIITLDQEDEFEKDGLVIHAIPFWKWAGTE; translated from the coding sequence ATGTTAAAATCAACTATTCTGGAGGTAATTGATCTTCAAAAGGAGAGAAATGAGGTGGCCGAACCCGGAATTAGCCGTGAACTGCTGTCAGAAATTTCATTAACCGGCGGTCATATCAAAATCATCAGCGGGATAAGACGATGTGGCAAAAGCACGCTGATGCGCCAGCTTATTGGCGAAGACTCAAACTGCTTATTCCTCAACTTTGAAGACCCAAAACTTACAGGTTTCGATCTGAAAGACTTTAATCGTCTCGATGAAATAATTAAAGAACAAGGCCTGAGAAACATCTATTTTGATGAGATTCAGATCGTGCCCGAATGGGAGCGGTACATCAGGGCTTTGCATGATGAAGATTATGCGGTTTTTCTTACAGGTTCGAATGCATCCATGTTGAGCATCGAGTTGGGGACAAAGTTAACTGGAAGGTACATCCCAAAAGAATTGTTACCGTTTTCGTACCGTGAGTTTTTAACTTTCTCCAACCAGGTGGCCTCGGCAGATTCGGCAGTTGATTTCCTTTGCAGGGGCGGATTTCCTGAATATCTTAAATATGGAGATGAAGACATTTTGCATCAGATACTTTACGATATTATTTACCGGGATATTTCGGTAAGATATCAGGTTAAAAGACACGAAACCTTAAAGCAGTTGGCGATTTATCTGATTACCAATGTTTCAAAAACCTTGTCATACAATCAATTACGAAAGACATTTGAGCTGGGTTCAGCAACAACCGCAATTGATTTTTTATCCTATTTCCAAAACAGCTACCTCTTGTTTGCTATCCCCTTATTTGATTTTTCGCTGAAGAAGCAAATTTATAATCCAAAAAAAGTGTACGCTATTGATACCGGTTTGGCCGGCGCCAATTCACTTTCCTTTTCAAAAGATACGGGCCGGAAACTTGAAAATGCAGTGTTTTTGCATCTTCGCAGAGATCATGACAGGATATTTTACTTTGGCGCGTCAGGCGAGTGTGATTTTGTGGTTCAGGATGAGGGGCCGGTTTTCCGATGTTTTCAGGTTTGTTCCCGCCTGGATGAGGAAAATCTGACAAGAGAAATAAAAGGCATCACAGAAGCAATGAATTATACAGGAACAAGCTCAGGGAATATCATTACCCTCGATCAGGAAGATGAGTTTGAAAAGGATGGGCTGGTGATTCATGCAATTCCCTTCTGGAAATGGGCAGGGACGGAATAA
- a CDS encoding T9SS type A sorting domain-containing protein, which yields MKRFTLTGFVLVFLMLISAVSFSQETTLPDDDEIIRIMRQYGITPQATKMAPGVLPKHSELPKEQTGTRGISKLFDNGPFVTHPGGGVGGADFSFTNAPYQQAGYQVNWPNYRMSDDLVVSGTDSWAIDVIRLYAYQSTSPTSPSPIQNAYIQVWSAAPNAGGTVIWGNLVTSRLINTEWANCYRGNNLTQTNRPVMVVDCRTPGLELQPGTYWIDYTIEGSAGYGPAAIIPVTITGQPITGNAITTFNNGTTWSSLGGIIYKQGAPFTVFGYVGSPEAPEVIDDFAVTPAAMGALSAELAWTNPSITQSGSPLPSLSSVSIYRNDVLIHENTSPVIGAAETFTDTPTQPGVYQYEIFATNSNGNSPKTTVTVYVGEDVPAAPANVLLIPVNNGNDAEITWDEPTEGLNGGYFTGATGYTLVRMPDSTVLANNWSGTQPFIDNTLPAFGFYAYRVTAVNDIGNGGTGVSNGELLGPFVYTKSAYANNFNELEFVSVDVITGKQTFIADNTVDPSFTYPKEVDATFVNGVCYVADGHNNRLIIKTDNGIEVPIGPLLLNGASVIPMSMAYDAATSTMYMIVINPTSLWKSLCTIDLGTLEMTEISGTSLILDRTLGLEFLPDGYLYSIDISAEQLVKIDPATGTKTVIGPIGFNADNFQALSYEPTLNRLYSYAHGLGDDRYGYYDITTGLFTSLTNNLETWISGFAIKDPLVLEEVDAVAFYVETPEVVKDRFGVGETTPVNVKVGNYGLSAASFDVTVEIGDDYSETLSVTNLGSIQETDLVFPDWTPAVAGAYDVVLTVSDPGGDGNLENNTISRVIDVYDGCRHKLTLYSQYNDGWFGDWAQVYINWVLYYDYITKPAGVVYELPVYAEEGDLITFIYYGDGLYNAEHSWELLDGEGNQLFTGAGTQYYIEQSATANCPPSIIANILSFSFNTEENPSLFNDVNGQIDPVTSSITLEVLENANLSDLVATFTLSDGASAMVGTVTQVSAVTPNDFTNPVVYTVTAEAGNTQDWTITVNALPCLSPWNYAVTGSQHIIIIPVDAAPEIFGEPLAPYDWIGVFFLNDDGEETCGGAIQWTGTGNVGFMAYADDPTTPEKDGFDSGEPFHWRLSRCGNPEEFTAIATYDPNQPSQGNFQSLGISMLTSLKAAYIQYFILNQGWNSMSSYIVPFTPAVEDLFAPIVSNLTILSNLTTMYWPQQGVNTIGNWNSNSGYVAKVTEDVEFMIGGADYVSGTMTIPAGWSYLPVLSECPADVMEMFGGNLNEVVIIQELIGTQIFWPQFEVYTLETFEPGKAYKIKLANAVTVTFPECGGLKSNFTPAQSFNSMETGWGTIKMTPYTQSVVFLANSLVDFNAGDMIGAFDESGKIWGYVQINSNSQNQTITLFGNDFTTLEKNGFAAGESIIFKLLRAETGEVIDLEVEYDQSVDNASGTFLTNSVSAVTNVTLLQTGIDQFSASSVRMFPNPARDVLNLSINGANDQTITVEIYDNKGVAVARESFSNNTALNISHLAPGVYFVNIRTTELSETRKLVVK from the coding sequence TCATTTTCTCAGGAAACAACGTTGCCCGATGATGATGAGATAATAAGGATCATGCGGCAGTATGGCATTACACCTCAAGCTACTAAAATGGCGCCCGGCGTGTTGCCAAAACATTCAGAATTGCCTAAAGAGCAAACCGGCACAAGAGGAATTAGTAAACTTTTTGATAACGGCCCATTCGTAACCCATCCCGGCGGGGGTGTGGGAGGGGCTGACTTCTCCTTTACCAATGCGCCATATCAGCAGGCTGGCTATCAGGTGAACTGGCCCAATTACCGAATGTCGGATGATTTAGTGGTTAGTGGTACTGACAGTTGGGCGATTGATGTTATTCGATTGTACGCATACCAGTCAACTTCCCCTACCTCTCCTTCACCGATCCAAAATGCTTACATACAGGTATGGAGCGCTGCGCCCAATGCAGGGGGAACTGTCATTTGGGGCAACCTGGTTACCAGCAGGCTTATCAACACCGAATGGGCGAATTGTTACCGGGGCAATAACCTGACACAGACCAATCGCCCCGTCATGGTGGTTGATTGCAGAACTCCCGGTCTGGAACTTCAGCCCGGAACCTATTGGATTGATTATACTATTGAAGGCTCTGCCGGATATGGCCCTGCAGCTATAATCCCTGTTACCATTACCGGACAGCCCATTACCGGGAATGCAATAACTACATTTAACAATGGAACTACCTGGTCCAGTCTGGGTGGCATAATTTACAAGCAGGGAGCGCCCTTCACTGTTTTCGGTTATGTTGGCTCTCCAGAAGCTCCCGAGGTCATTGATGATTTCGCGGTTACACCGGCAGCCATGGGCGCTTTGTCTGCCGAACTGGCATGGACCAACCCTTCAATAACGCAATCGGGGAGTCCGCTTCCTTCATTGTCTTCTGTTTCCATATACCGCAATGATGTTTTGATTCACGAAAACACTTCTCCCGTTATCGGTGCCGCAGAAACCTTTACCGATACTCCCACCCAGCCTGGGGTGTATCAATATGAAATTTTCGCTACCAACAGCAACGGCAACAGCCCAAAAACTACTGTAACGGTTTATGTAGGAGAGGACGTTCCCGCAGCACCTGCCAATGTACTTTTAATACCGGTAAATAATGGCAATGACGCAGAAATCACCTGGGATGAACCTACGGAAGGATTAAACGGAGGATATTTTACTGGTGCAACCGGGTACACACTTGTCCGAATGCCCGACAGCACGGTGCTGGCTAACAACTGGTCGGGTACTCAGCCTTTTATTGATAACACCCTGCCGGCATTTGGATTTTATGCTTACCGCGTAACTGCTGTAAATGACATCGGCAATGGCGGAACGGGGGTATCCAATGGCGAACTGTTAGGGCCGTTTGTTTATACTAAAAGCGCTTATGCCAACAACTTTAACGAACTGGAGTTTGTAAGCGTAGATGTGATTACAGGGAAACAGACCTTCATTGCCGATAATACCGTTGATCCTTCTTTTACCTATCCGAAAGAAGTGGATGCAACTTTTGTTAATGGTGTGTGTTATGTTGCTGACGGACATAATAATCGTCTGATTATCAAAACTGACAATGGCATTGAGGTTCCGATCGGGCCGCTGTTGCTTAACGGAGCATCGGTTATACCAATGAGTATGGCTTATGATGCGGCAACATCCACCATGTATATGATAGTAATCAATCCAACTTCATTGTGGAAGTCTTTATGCACCATTGATCTGGGCACCCTTGAAATGACTGAGATCAGTGGAACGAGTCTTATTCTTGACCGTACATTAGGCCTCGAGTTCCTTCCGGATGGTTATTTGTATTCTATTGATATTAGTGCCGAACAGCTTGTAAAGATTGATCCGGCAACGGGAACAAAGACTGTGATTGGGCCAATTGGTTTCAACGCAGATAACTTTCAGGCATTAAGCTACGAACCAACTTTGAACCGGCTTTATTCCTATGCCCATGGATTGGGTGACGACCGTTATGGTTACTACGATATTACCACCGGTTTATTCACTTCCCTTACAAACAATCTGGAAACATGGATTTCGGGTTTTGCCATTAAAGATCCGCTGGTGCTTGAGGAAGTAGATGCCGTGGCCTTTTATGTGGAAACCCCGGAAGTGGTAAAAGATAGATTTGGCGTGGGTGAAACAACACCTGTGAATGTGAAAGTCGGAAATTACGGATTGAGCGCCGCATCTTTCGATGTTACCGTTGAGATCGGGGACGATTACAGCGAAACATTAAGTGTTACCAACCTCGGTTCAATTCAGGAAACCGATTTGGTTTTCCCCGACTGGACACCTGCTGTTGCAGGCGCTTATGACGTGGTACTTACTGTTTCCGATCCGGGTGGCGATGGCAACCTGGAAAACAATACAATTTCAAGGGTTATAGATGTTTACGATGGTTGCAGGCATAAATTGACTTTATACTCGCAGTACAACGATGGTTGGTTTGGCGATTGGGCTCAGGTTTACATTAACTGGGTACTATATTATGATTATATCACCAAACCGGCAGGGGTGGTCTATGAATTACCGGTTTATGCCGAAGAAGGAGATTTGATAACTTTCATTTATTACGGTGATGGACTATATAATGCAGAACACTCATGGGAATTGCTGGATGGTGAAGGAAATCAGCTTTTTACCGGCGCCGGTACACAATACTATATCGAGCAATCGGCAACGGCCAATTGTCCGCCAAGTATAATAGCAAACATCTTGTCTTTTTCTTTTAATACTGAAGAAAACCCATCATTGTTTAATGATGTAAACGGGCAAATTGATCCTGTTACATCGTCAATAACCCTTGAAGTTCTTGAGAATGCAAATCTTTCTGATCTGGTCGCTACTTTTACCTTATCTGATGGAGCATCTGCCATGGTAGGAACCGTCACTCAGGTGAGTGCGGTAACCCCGAACGACTTTACCAACCCGGTTGTTTACACCGTTACCGCCGAAGCCGGCAACACGCAGGACTGGACAATTACCGTCAATGCGCTTCCATGTTTAAGTCCCTGGAATTACGCTGTTACCGGCAGCCAGCACATCATTATCATTCCCGTTGATGCTGCGCCTGAAATCTTTGGAGAACCGCTTGCGCCCTACGACTGGATTGGTGTTTTCTTCCTCAACGACGACGGTGAAGAAACCTGCGGCGGCGCCATTCAATGGACCGGAACCGGTAATGTTGGATTTATGGCCTATGCAGATGACCCCACAACTCCCGAAAAAGACGGATTTGATTCCGGTGAACCTTTCCACTGGAGATTGAGCCGATGCGGAAATCCCGAAGAATTTACCGCAATAGCTACTTATGATCCCAACCAGCCCAGCCAGGGAAATTTCCAAAGCCTGGGAATCTCCATGCTCACAAGTCTAAAAGCCGCTTATATTCAATACTTTATACTAAATCAGGGATGGAACAGCATGTCCAGTTACATTGTTCCGTTTACTCCTGCCGTGGAAGATCTGTTTGCCCCCATTGTCAGCAACCTGACCATACTCAGCAACCTGACTACGATGTATTGGCCTCAACAAGGTGTTAACACCATCGGCAACTGGAACAGCAATTCAGGCTACGTGGCCAAAGTGACCGAAGATGTTGAGTTTATGATTGGCGGGGCAGATTATGTTTCAGGAACAATGACGATACCTGCCGGCTGGAGCTATCTGCCGGTACTTTCTGAATGTCCGGCTGATGTGATGGAGATGTTTGGCGGTAACCTGAATGAGGTGGTTATCATACAGGAGCTGATCGGCACACAGATATTCTGGCCTCAGTTTGAAGTTTACACGCTCGAAACTTTTGAGCCGGGCAAAGCTTACAAAATCAAGTTAGCCAATGCGGTAACTGTAACCTTCCCGGAATGTGGCGGACTCAAAAGCAATTTCACTCCTGCACAATCATTCAATTCGATGGAAACAGGATGGGGAACAATCAAAATGACCCCTTACACCCAGTCAGTCGTTTTCCTTGCTAATTCGCTTGTTGATTTCAATGCAGGTGATATGATCGGCGCTTTTGATGAATCAGGTAAGATTTGGGGCTATGTGCAAATCAATTCCAACAGCCAAAACCAAACCATCACTTTGTTTGGTAACGATTTTACTACCCTGGAAAAGAATGGCTTTGCAGCCGGTGAATCCATCATCTTTAAATTGCTGCGCGCTGAAACCGGAGAGGTAATTGATTTAGAGGTTGAATACGACCAATCTGTGGACAATGCATCCGGCACATTCCTCACCAATTCTGTTTCAGCGGTAACCAATGTAACCCTGCTGCAAACCGGAATTGATCAATTCTCAGCATCATCCGTCCGGATGTTTCCCAACCCAGCCCGTGATGTTCTAAACTTATCTATAAACGGAGCTAATGATCAAACCATCACAGTGGAAATCTACGATAACAAAGGTGTAGCTGTTGCCAGAGAATCATTCAGCAACAATACCGCGTTGAATATCAGCCACCTTGCCCCCGGAGTTTATTTTGTAAACATCCGCACCACCGAATTATCTGAAACAAGGAAACTGGTTGTCAAATAA